The genomic window CGCCGGAAGACGATACCAAGCCCGGCCCGAAGCAGATCACGCCGATCGAGCCCAACGCGGCGCCGCAAGGGCCTTGAGCTCGGCGGTGGCCGGTCAGTAGGTGATGTCGAACTTCGCGGTCTGCCGCTTGCCGCTCGGATCCTGCAGCCTGACGAGCAGCCGGTAGGCTCCCTTGCCGGGCAGCGCGATGTTGCCCCCGTAATGGCCGCCCAGCGGCGGAAGCATGGTGATGGCGGCGCCGCCGAGATCCTTGCGGACGGCGATGACCCGCGGCGGCGGACCCGCCGTGCCCGGGGCTCCCTTCCTGGTCCGGATGGTCAGCTTGAGGCCGTGCGTCGGGTAGGCGACGTCGACGATCAACTCG from Candidatus Tanganyikabacteria bacterium includes these protein-coding regions:
- a CDS encoding iron transporter — protein: ELIVDVAYPTHGLKLTIRTRKGAPGTAGPPPRVIAVRKDLGGAAITMLPPLGGHYGGNIALPGKGAYRLLVRLQDPSGKRQTAKFDITY